Proteins from a genomic interval of Streptococcus oralis:
- a CDS encoding response regulator transcription factor gives MYKVLLVDDEYMVTEGLKRLIPFEKWDMQVVATANHADDALDYVKKNPVDVIISDVNMPDKTGLEMIREMKELLPDTYYILLSGYQEFDYVKKAMNLSVVDYLVKPVDKVELGNLLEKIALQLQEKVEQSQTLSQELDEEGFISFLAGKENWWIGLSKEKQGSFTIPYYVLGQDWQIFISDQPLDGIVVTPFEAPYQQSFENWKINAEKALFYGSVNLEKSESLFAYYEPIYRVIIQGNINQIIEELTLLEKVVLKNTPRVAITKQLFTQFVMDVFHLFEHLKADDMTEIVKAIHAINSFEELVAYIKETLTKFFGQYRMNENVVSVLEVIGRDYQKELSLKDISKDLFINPVYLGQLIKRETNSTFAELLNKQRIKAAQQLLLSTNDSIEDVCYAVGYSNVGYFYKVFRKLCGKSPKAYRKQVETSL, from the coding sequence ATGTATAAAGTTTTATTAGTAGACGATGAGTACATGGTGACAGAGGGGCTCAAGCGATTAATCCCCTTTGAAAAATGGGATATGCAAGTCGTCGCGACAGCTAATCACGCAGATGATGCTTTGGACTATGTTAAGAAAAATCCAGTGGATGTGATCATTTCCGATGTCAACATGCCAGATAAGACAGGACTTGAGATGATTAGGGAAATGAAAGAGCTACTTCCAGATACCTATTATATCTTGCTGTCTGGTTATCAGGAGTTTGATTATGTCAAAAAAGCCATGAACCTTAGTGTCGTGGATTATCTGGTCAAGCCAGTAGACAAGGTGGAGTTGGGCAATTTACTAGAAAAGATTGCGCTACAGCTTCAAGAAAAGGTGGAGCAAAGTCAGACCCTCAGTCAAGAATTAGATGAAGAAGGCTTTATCAGTTTCTTAGCAGGTAAAGAAAACTGGTGGATAGGACTTTCAAAGGAAAAGCAAGGCTCTTTTACCATTCCTTACTATGTTTTGGGGCAAGACTGGCAGATTTTCATCTCTGATCAACCGCTCGATGGCATCGTCGTGACACCATTTGAAGCACCCTACCAGCAGTCCTTTGAGAATTGGAAGATCAATGCTGAAAAAGCCCTCTTCTACGGTTCAGTCAATCTAGAAAAATCCGAGAGTTTGTTTGCTTATTACGAGCCGATTTATCGGGTGATTATCCAAGGGAATATCAATCAAATCATTGAAGAATTAACCCTGCTAGAGAAGGTTGTTTTGAAGAATACCCCGCGCGTTGCCATCACGAAGCAGCTTTTCACTCAGTTTGTCATGGATGTCTTTCATTTGTTTGAACATCTAAAAGCAGATGATATGACGGAGATTGTCAAAGCCATCCATGCCATTAACTCCTTTGAAGAATTGGTTGCCTATATCAAAGAAACCTTGACCAAGTTCTTTGGCCAGTACCGCATGAATGAAAATGTGGTGAGCGTTCTGGAGGTGATTGGGCGTGATTATCAGAAAGAGCTCTCACTTAAGGATATCAGTAAGGATCTCTTTATCAATCCTGTCTATCTCGGTCAGCTAATCAAGAGAGAAACCAACTCAACCTTTGCGGAATTGCTCAATAAACAGCGAATTAAGGCAGCACAACAGCTCTTGCTTTCAACCAATGATAGTATTGAAGATGTTTGCTATGCAGTTGGCTACAGTAATGTTGGATATTTCTACAAGGTTTTCCGTAAATTGTGCGGAAAATCACCAAAAGCTTATCGTAAACAAGTCGAAACCAGCTTGTAA
- a CDS encoding sensor histidine kinase, translated as MKNWRQNRMKQFWLHSLLRIYSLVMIVVIASFAIMLSYADWDSREKEAQRVAERVTTRTVSEVEYYHRESTQLAQSLVENQARIEGIYKYFSLSTPDYFYWQLERKTSPYISVSLYENIDNIYVRNDFVTGVAIVLQDYKEVYVSTREKRSGEKVPAEDFKPTANSFAIPVSDPVSDKDLGVIYISLSPDVLHGAIDNTRGHIPMAVTVTSPFETEMFHIGEKVSAERENWFVGVTSHGYQVRAAVPKNFVLTGTLTSSAIIIGLSILFIIILYVTLRQTFSNYQKQVVDLVDSIEVIAQGEEGLRIDTSEKDQELLLIAETTNDMLDRLEKNIHDIYQLELSQKDANMRALQAQINPHFMYNTLEFLRMYAVMESQDELADIIYEFSSLLRNNISDERETTLKQELEFCRKYSYLCMVRYPKSVAYGFKIAPELENMRIPKFTLQPLVENYFAHGVDHRRTDNVISIKALKGQGFVEILVVDNGRGMSSEKLASLQEKLAQRSFEHEASYSGERQSIGIVNVHERFVLYFGDRYQISVESAEQEGVRYHITIQDE; from the coding sequence ATGAAAAATTGGCGACAAAATAGAATGAAGCAGTTCTGGCTTCACTCTCTTTTACGGATTTATAGTTTGGTTATGATCGTGGTCATTGCCAGTTTTGCGATTATGCTATCGTATGCTGACTGGGACTCGCGTGAGAAAGAGGCCCAACGGGTTGCAGAACGTGTGACCACTCGGACAGTGAGTGAAGTGGAATATTATCACAGAGAGTCAACTCAACTCGCTCAGTCTTTGGTTGAAAATCAAGCCCGAATTGAAGGAATTTACAAGTATTTCAGTCTTAGCACCCCAGACTATTTCTATTGGCAATTAGAGCGTAAAACTTCGCCTTATATTTCTGTATCCTTGTATGAAAATATTGATAATATCTATGTTCGGAATGATTTTGTGACTGGAGTGGCGATTGTCCTTCAGGACTATAAGGAAGTGTATGTTTCGACTAGAGAAAAACGCAGCGGAGAGAAAGTCCCTGCGGAGGATTTTAAGCCGACAGCCAACAGTTTTGCCATTCCCGTTTCCGATCCTGTGTCTGATAAGGATTTAGGAGTTATCTATATATCCCTATCCCCAGATGTTCTACATGGCGCTATTGACAATACAAGGGGCCATATCCCGATGGCTGTAACAGTAACTTCTCCTTTTGAGACCGAGATGTTCCATATTGGGGAGAAGGTATCAGCCGAGCGAGAAAACTGGTTTGTAGGTGTCACCTCTCACGGTTATCAGGTTCGAGCTGCTGTTCCTAAAAATTTTGTTCTTACTGGAACTTTGACGAGTTCAGCTATCATTATTGGGCTAAGTATTCTCTTTATCATCATTTTGTACGTGACTCTTAGACAGACTTTTTCAAATTACCAAAAGCAGGTCGTAGACCTAGTAGATTCGATCGAGGTGATTGCTCAAGGAGAAGAAGGCCTTCGAATCGATACCTCTGAAAAAGACCAAGAGTTGCTTCTCATTGCAGAAACAACCAATGATATGTTGGATCGCCTGGAAAAAAATATTCACGATATCTATCAGCTAGAGCTCAGTCAAAAGGATGCCAATATGCGAGCCCTACAAGCTCAAATCAATCCTCACTTTATGTACAATACTCTGGAGTTTTTACGGATGTATGCCGTTATGGAAAGCCAGGATGAACTGGCAGATATTATCTATGAATTTAGTAGCTTGTTACGCAACAATATCTCCGACGAGCGGGAAACCACGCTGAAGCAGGAGTTGGAATTCTGCCGAAAATATAGCTATCTCTGCATGGTGCGTTATCCAAAGTCAGTTGCCTATGGTTTTAAGATTGCACCCGAATTAGAAAATATGAGGATTCCCAAGTTTACGCTCCAACCATTGGTCGAAAACTACTTTGCCCATGGTGTTGACCATCGCAGAACAGATAATGTCATCAGTATCAAAGCCTTGAAGGGTCAAGGATTCGTTGAAATCTTAGTAGTAGACAATGGTCGGGGAATGTCCTCTGAGAAACTAGCTAGCTTGCAAGAAAAATTAGCTCAACGAAGTTTTGAACACGAGGCAAGCTATAGTGGGGAGCGGCAATCAATTGGAATAGTAAATGTACACGAACGCTTTGTTCTCTACTTTGGGGATCGCTACCAAATCAGTGTAGAGTCAGCTGAGCAAGAAGGTGTTCGTTACCATATCACTATCCAGGATGAATAG
- a CDS encoding YesL family protein, with protein sequence MGKFLEFVFNRIFLGMIATAYFWLLTLAGGVVFGLAPASATLMSLYAEHGYTYRAYHLKEAWELYKSNFVKSNLAFYSFVFVDLVLVYGLYLLVQLPHQTIFHLLATFLNVLVVALVFLAYTVSLKLQVYFDLSYRNTLKLSLIGIFMSLPAIAKVLLGTTLLVGVGYYMPALLFFVGIGMWHFFISDMLEPIYESIHEKLATK encoded by the coding sequence ATGGGAAAATTTCTAGAATTCGTCTTTAATCGTATCTTTTTGGGAATGATTGCGACGGCTTATTTCTGGCTATTAACACTGGCAGGAGGAGTGGTCTTTGGTTTGGCACCAGCTAGTGCCACCCTTATGAGTTTGTATGCGGAGCATGGTTATACCTATCGAGCCTACCATTTGAAGGAAGCTTGGGAATTGTATAAGAGCAATTTTGTCAAGAGCAATCTAGCTTTCTATAGTTTTGTGTTTGTGGATCTTGTTCTAGTTTATGGTTTGTATCTTCTAGTTCAATTGCCCCATCAGACGATTTTCCACCTCTTGGCGACCTTTCTCAATGTCCTTGTAGTTGCTCTTGTCTTTCTAGCCTATACTGTTTCCTTGAAACTTCAGGTGTACTTTGATTTATCCTACCGAAATACCTTGAAACTGTCCCTTATCGGGATTTTCATGAGCTTACCTGCGATTGCCAAGGTTTTACTCGGGACGACTCTCCTTGTAGGAGTTGGTTATTATATGCCTGCCTTGCTCTTTTTTGTAGGAATTGGAATGTGGCATTTCTTTATCAGTGATATGTTGGAACCTATTTATGAAAGTATCCATGAAAAATTGGCGACAAAATAG
- a CDS encoding MptD family putative ECF transporter S component, with protein sequence MKKNILTTLLAAVLYFLCVGIGVFLGHLVDQTGNMFYAPAFSALVGGSVYMLLLTKVPRFGAITTLGLFMALFFLASKHGAGAFLPGVACGLAADAIARLGNYKDRIKNTLSFFVFAFSTSGPILLMWISPKAYVATLLARGKSQEYIDRIMVAPELDKILLFVISILLGALMGAVIGQFLSQKIADKL encoded by the coding sequence ATGAAGAAAAATATCTTAACCACCCTCTTGGCCGCCGTCCTCTACTTTCTCTGTGTAGGGATTGGAGTCTTCCTAGGACACCTGGTCGACCAGACAGGCAATATGTTCTACGCGCCTGCCTTTTCTGCCCTTGTCGGTGGCAGTGTCTACATGCTTCTTTTGACGAAGGTCCCTCGTTTTGGCGCTATTACAACTCTAGGCCTTTTTATGGCACTTTTTTTCCTAGCTAGCAAGCATGGCGCTGGTGCCTTTCTCCCAGGAGTCGCCTGTGGTCTTGCAGCAGATGCCATCGCTCGTCTCGGTAACTACAAAGATCGAATCAAAAACACCCTCTCCTTCTTCGTCTTTGCTTTTAGCACAAGTGGCCCTATCCTCCTCATGTGGATCAGCCCCAAAGCTTACGTGGCCACCTTACTCGCGCGTGGAAAATCCCAAGAATACATTGACCGTATCATGGTCGCTCCAGAGTTGGACAAAATCCTTCTCTTTGTCATAAGTATCCTCCTAGGCGCCTTGATGGGAGCTGTTATTGGCCAATTTCTAAGTCAAAAAATAGCTGATAAACTATAA
- the dltD gene encoding D-alanyl-lipoteichoic acid biosynthesis protein DltD, protein MIKLKAFLLSLVLVIATLALLNVTYVKKIDDYYKVKDNSIRYSTSYEKYKSRDIITSNITPNTLVLMGSSELVATINEDYHPNKIFNYNDFNIMQIGTSYSQNIIQASTLASIEGSMSKRKVAIVESVQWFEKDGTHQDAFLNKASQEHIFHMLDNDKISKETKEKLINRIIEITKGNKQQNDIYKKYKSYFIDGKGTIVDKKLLELDNAMYSFKLKRKFYENHEKSDYPSSGDKTPDYDWQKMTNQFVEEVKKKTDNNDYAVDNNYYNTYLKDRYASLKDSNKDLSYLESPEYSDMELFLTVAKELGIEVEVIIFPVNGKWNDYTGVSREMREKTYKKIEDVAKSHGATVLNYGNREYDDYFLFDVMHVGVKGWMEVEKELYKFANQAN, encoded by the coding sequence ATGATTAAATTAAAAGCATTTTTACTATCGCTTGTGCTCGTAATTGCGACGCTTGCCCTTTTAAATGTGACGTATGTCAAGAAGATTGATGATTATTATAAAGTCAAGGATAACAGTATTCGTTATAGCACCTCGTATGAAAAGTATAAAAGTAGAGATATTATAACAAGCAATATCACCCCCAATACACTGGTTCTAATGGGTTCTTCAGAGTTGGTTGCGACGATAAATGAAGACTATCATCCAAATAAAATTTTTAACTACAACGATTTTAATATCATGCAGATTGGGACCAGTTATTCTCAAAACATCATTCAGGCTTCTACTTTAGCCTCTATTGAAGGATCTATGAGTAAGCGAAAAGTAGCTATAGTAGAGTCTGTTCAGTGGTTTGAAAAAGATGGGACTCATCAAGATGCCTTTTTGAACAAGGCTTCTCAGGAACATATTTTTCACATGCTAGATAATGACAAGATTAGTAAAGAAACGAAAGAAAAACTAATCAATCGCATTATCGAGATTACCAAGGGGAACAAGCAACAAAATGACATCTACAAAAAATACAAAAGTTATTTCATAGATGGAAAAGGAACCATTGTTGATAAAAAACTATTAGAATTAGATAACGCGATGTATTCCTTTAAGCTCAAACGAAAATTTTATGAAAATCATGAGAAATCAGATTATCCCTCATCAGGAGATAAAACCCCAGACTATGATTGGCAGAAAATGACGAATCAGTTTGTGGAAGAGGTCAAAAAGAAAACAGACAATAATGACTATGCTGTTGATAATAACTACTACAATACTTACTTAAAAGATCGCTATGCATCGCTGAAAGATTCCAATAAAGATTTGAGCTATCTGGAGTCACCAGAATATTCAGATATGGAACTCTTCTTGACAGTTGCCAAAGAATTGGGCATTGAAGTTGAGGTTATTATTTTCCCAGTAAACGGGAAATGGAACGACTACACTGGTGTCTCAAGAGAAATGCGAGAAAAAACTTATAAAAAAATAGAAGATGTCGCAAAAAGCCATGGTGCAACGGTACTAAACTATGGAAACAGAGAGTATGATGATTACTTTTTATTTGACGTGATGCACGTTGGAGTGAAAGGATGGATGGAAGTTGAAAAAGAACTTTACAAATTTGCAAACCAAGCTAACTAA
- the dltB gene encoding D-alanyl-lipoteichoic acid biosynthesis protein DltB, with translation MNYFEGNEFFLLLFVVLLIGFVVNFFEKRKDYYILVLSLLFAGAIYGKSRAMMVYLLAFIVYQYFLVFLAQRIEAKWLKPLVFLSILPLVINKVFALTSLHLLAFIGISYMSFKTIQIMLEISDGLIKEKISVKDYLQFLLFFPTVSAGPIDRSRRFLKEINEVMPRKEYLELAGDGVYRIVLGLLYKVVLSTYVYQMLLTLNNTGTVVYSIKYMYLYTLYLFFDFAGYSLMAVGSSNILGIQTPMNFNKPFLSVDIKDFWTRWHITLSTWLRDFVFSRVLMQVIRKKWFKNRLHNATYAYMVNMLVMGFWHGLSVSYILYGFYHGVLMAGFEVYQKKSNFYKKNKNKNWYKLLSWFVTMNLVMIGFFIFSGEPYKILLTILKR, from the coding sequence ATGAATTATTTCGAGGGAAATGAGTTTTTCCTTCTCTTATTTGTAGTTTTACTAATTGGTTTTGTGGTAAACTTTTTTGAAAAACGTAAGGACTACTATATTTTGGTGCTCTCTCTCTTATTTGCAGGAGCTATCTATGGTAAGAGTCGAGCGATGATGGTCTATTTGCTCGCCTTTATCGTTTACCAGTATTTTCTGGTTTTTCTAGCACAGCGGATAGAGGCAAAGTGGCTGAAACCACTGGTTTTCCTTTCCATTCTTCCTTTGGTGATCAATAAAGTCTTTGCCCTGACTTCTCTGCATTTGTTGGCCTTTATTGGAATTTCTTACATGTCCTTTAAGACCATTCAGATCATGCTAGAGATATCGGATGGCTTGATCAAAGAAAAAATCAGTGTAAAAGATTACTTACAGTTTTTGCTCTTTTTCCCAACAGTTAGTGCTGGTCCGATTGATCGGAGTAGGAGATTTTTAAAAGAGATAAACGAGGTCATGCCTCGAAAAGAGTATCTAGAGTTAGCAGGGGACGGTGTGTATCGTATCGTTCTAGGCCTTCTTTACAAGGTTGTTTTATCAACCTATGTTTACCAGATGTTACTCACTCTAAATAATACTGGCACAGTCGTTTACTCAATCAAGTATATGTACCTTTACACCCTGTATCTATTCTTCGACTTTGCAGGCTATAGTCTAATGGCCGTTGGAAGTAGTAATATTCTAGGTATTCAGACACCGATGAACTTTAACAAACCTTTCTTGAGTGTTGATATCAAGGATTTCTGGACTAGATGGCATATTACCTTGTCGACCTGGTTGAGAGATTTTGTATTTTCAAGAGTATTGATGCAGGTTATCAGGAAAAAATGGTTTAAAAACAGGCTACACAATGCAACCTATGCCTATATGGTCAATATGTTGGTCATGGGTTTTTGGCATGGTCTTAGTGTTAGCTACATTCTTTATGGTTTTTACCATGGTGTCTTGATGGCTGGATTTGAAGTGTATCAAAAGAAAAGCAATTTTTATAAGAAAAATAAAAATAAAAACTGGTATAAGCTACTAAGTTGGTTTGTAACCATGAATTTGGTTATGATTGGTTTCTTTATCTTTTCAGGTGAACCCTATAAAATCTTACTTACGATTTTAAAGAGATAA
- a CDS encoding methionine ABC transporter permease → MESLIQTYLPNVYKMGWAGQAGWGTAIYLTLYMTVLSFIIGGFLGLVAGLFLVLTAPGGVLENKVVFWILDKITSIFRAVPFIILLAIMSPLSHLIVKTSIGPNAALVPLSFAVFAFFARQVQVVLAELDGGVIEAAQASGATFWDIVGVYLSEGLPDLIRVTTVTLISLVGETAMAGAVGAGGIGNVAIAYGFNRYNHDVTILATIIIILIIFTIQFLGDFLTKKLSHK, encoded by the coding sequence ATGGAATCATTGATTCAAACCTATCTACCAAATGTCTATAAAATGGGCTGGGCTGGTCAGGCAGGCTGGGGAACAGCCATCTACCTAACCCTTTATATGACAGTTCTTTCCTTCATTATCGGAGGATTCTTGGGGCTTGTTGCAGGTCTTTTCCTTGTCTTGACAGCGCCAGGTGGTGTTTTAGAGAATAAGGTCGTTTTTTGGATTTTAGACAAGATTACCTCTATTTTCCGTGCGGTTCCTTTCATCATCCTCTTGGCAATCATGTCGCCACTTTCTCACTTGATTGTCAAGACTAGTATCGGTCCAAATGCAGCCCTTGTGCCACTTTCTTTTGCGGTCTTTGCCTTCTTTGCCCGTCAGGTGCAGGTGGTCTTGGCTGAACTGGATGGCGGTGTCATTGAGGCGGCTCAAGCGAGCGGAGCGACCTTCTGGGATATCGTGGGTGTTTACCTATCAGAAGGTCTTCCAGATTTGATTCGTGTGACGACAGTGACCTTGATTTCCCTTGTTGGGGAAACAGCTATGGCGGGAGCAGTTGGTGCTGGTGGTATCGGTAACGTGGCCATTGCCTATGGCTTCAACCGTTACAATCACGATGTGACTATCTTAGCAACCATCATTATCATCTTGATTATCTTTACGATCCAGTTCTTGGGAGATTTCTTGACCAAGAAATTAAGTCATAAATAA
- a CDS encoding methionine ABC transporter ATP-binding protein produces the protein MSRDIIKLDQIDVTFHQKKRTITAVKDVTIHIQEGDIYGIVGYSGAGKSTLVRVINLLQKPSAGKITIDNDVIFDGKVTLTAEQLRRKRQDIGMIFQHFNLMSQKTAEENVAFALKHSGLSKEEKKAKVAKLLDLVGLADRAENYPSQLSGGQKQRVAIARALANDPKILISDESTSALDPKTTKQILALLQDLNQKLGLTVVLITHEMQIVKDIANRVAVMQDGHLIEEGSVLEIFSDPKQPLTQDFISTATGIDEAMVKIEKQEIVEHLSENSILVQLKYAGASTDEPLLNELYKHYQVTANILYGNIEILDGTPVGELVVVLSGEKAALAGAQEAIRQAGVQLKVLKGGQ, from the coding sequence ATGAGTAGAGATATTATCAAGTTAGATCAGATCGATGTGACTTTTCACCAAAAGAAAAGAACCATCACAGCGGTCAAAGATGTGACTATTCACATCCAAGAAGGGGATATCTACGGAATCGTTGGATATTCTGGAGCAGGGAAATCAACCCTTGTACGGGTGATTAACCTCTTGCAAAAGCCATCTGCAGGAAAAATTACCATTGATAACGACGTCATTTTTGATGGCAAGGTGACCTTGACAGCAGAGCAGTTGCGTCGTAAGCGTCAAGACATTGGGATGATTTTCCAGCATTTTAACCTGATGAGTCAAAAGACAGCAGAGGAGAATGTGGCCTTTGCCCTCAAACACTCTGGGCTCAGCAAGGAAGAAAAGAAAGCAAAAGTAGCTAAGTTGTTAGACTTGGTTGGTTTGGCAGATCGTGCTGAAAACTACCCTTCACAACTATCAGGAGGGCAAAAACAGCGTGTAGCCATTGCGCGTGCCTTGGCCAATGATCCAAAAATCTTGATTTCAGACGAGTCAACTTCTGCCCTTGACCCTAAGACAACTAAGCAGATTTTGGCCTTATTGCAAGATTTGAACCAAAAATTAGGCTTGACCGTTGTTTTGATTACGCATGAAATGCAGATTGTCAAAGACATTGCCAATCGTGTAGCAGTTATGCAGGATGGGCATTTGATTGAAGAGGGAAGTGTCCTTGAAATCTTCTCAGACCCTAAACAACCTTTGACCCAGGACTTTATTTCAACAGCTACAGGAATTGACGAAGCCATGGTTAAGATTGAGAAGCAAGAAATCGTAGAACATTTATCTGAGAACAGTATCTTAGTGCAGCTCAAGTATGCAGGGGCTTCGACAGACGAACCACTTTTGAATGAATTGTACAAACATTACCAAGTAACGGCCAATATCCTTTATGGAAATATCGAAATTCTCGATGGCACTCCTGTTGGAGAATTGGTTGTGGTCTTGTCAGGTGAAAAAGCAGCGCTAGCAGGTGCTCAAGAAGCTATTCGTCAAGCAGGCGTACAGCTAAAAGTATTGAAGGGAGGACAGTAA
- a CDS encoding M20 family metallopeptidase encodes MVFPSEQEQIEKFEKDHVAQHYFEVLRTLISKKSVFAQQVGLKEVANYLGEIFKRVGAEVEIDESYTAPFIMAHFKSSRPDAKTLIFYNHYDTVPADGDQVWTEDPFTLSVRNGFMYGRGVDDDKGHITARLSALRKYMQHHDDLPVNISFIMEGAEESASMDLDKYLEKHADKLRGADLLVWEQGTKNALEQLEISGGNKGIVTFDAKVKSADVDIHSSYGGVVESAPWYLLQALQSLRAADGRILVEGLYEDVQEPNERELALVDTYAQRNPGEISRIYGLELPLLQEDRVAFLKRFFFEPALNIEGIQSGYQGQGVKTILPAEANAKLEVRLVPGLEPHNVLEKIRKQLDKNGFDKVELYYTLGEMSYRSDMSAPAILNVIELAKKFYPQGVSVLPTTAGTGPMHTVFDALEVPMVAFGLGNANSRDHGGDENVRIADYYTHIELVEELIRSYE; translated from the coding sequence ATGGTTTTTCCTAGCGAACAAGAGCAGATTGAAAAATTTGAGAAGGATCATGTGGCCCAACATTATTTTGAAGTCTTGCGCACCTTAATTTCCAAGAAATCAGTCTTTGCCCAGCAGGTTGGACTCAAGGAAGTCGCAAACTATCTGGGTGAGATTTTCAAGCGTGTGGGGGCTGAAGTGGAGATTGATGAGAGCTACACGGCTCCCTTTATCATGGCGCATTTCAAGAGTTCGCGTCCGGATGCCAAGACCTTGATCTTCTATAACCACTATGACACTGTGCCGGCGGATGGTGACCAGGTGTGGACAGAGGATCCTTTTACCCTTTCTGTGCGAAATGGCTTTATGTATGGGCGTGGGGTTGACGACGACAAGGGCCATATCACGGCTCGTTTGAGTGCTCTGAGAAAGTATATGCAGCACCATGATGACCTGCCTGTCAATATCAGCTTTATCATGGAGGGAGCGGAGGAATCCGCTTCTATGGATCTAGATAAGTATTTAGAGAAACATGCAGACAAACTTCGTGGGGCGGACTTGCTAGTCTGGGAACAAGGGACCAAGAACGCCTTGGAGCAGCTAGAAATCTCTGGTGGGAACAAGGGGATTGTGACCTTTGATGCCAAGGTAAAAAGCGCTGATGTCGATATCCACTCTAGTTATGGTGGAGTTGTGGAATCAGCTCCTTGGTATCTCCTTCAAGCCTTACAGTCTCTTCGTGCTGCAGATGGTCGTATCTTGGTCGAAGGCTTGTACGAGGATGTCCAAGAGCCGAATGAACGAGAATTGGCCTTGGTGGATACTTACGCCCAACGAAATCCAGGGGAAATTAGTCGCATTTATGGTTTGGAATTGCCTCTCTTACAAGAGGATCGTGTAGCCTTCCTAAAACGTTTCTTTTTTGAGCCAGCCCTTAATATCGAAGGGATTCAGTCAGGTTATCAAGGGCAAGGGGTTAAAACGATTTTGCCAGCAGAAGCTAATGCCAAGTTAGAAGTTCGTTTGGTTCCTGGCCTAGAACCTCACAATGTCCTGGAAAAAATTCGGAAACAGCTAGACAAAAATGGCTTTGATAAGGTAGAATTATACTATACCTTGGGAGAGATGAGCTATCGAAGCGATATGAGCGCACCAGCCATTCTCAATGTGATCGAATTGGCCAAAAAATTCTATCCACAGGGCGTTTCAGTCTTGCCGACTACAGCAGGGACAGGACCTATGCATACGGTCTTTGATGCCCTAGAGGTACCAATGGTGGCCTTCGGTCTAGGAAATGCCAATAGCCGAGACCATGGTGGAGATGAAAACGTGCGAATCGCCGATTACTACACCCATATTGAATTAGTAGAGGAGCTGATTAGAAGCTATGAGTAG
- a CDS encoding MetQ/NlpA family ABC transporter substrate-binding protein translates to MKIKKWLGVAALATVAGLTLAACGNSEKKADNETVVKIATVNRSGSEEARWDKIQELVEKDGIKLEFTEFTDYSQPNKATADGEVDLNAFQHYNFLNNWNKENGKDLVAIADTYISPIRLYSGKNGEENKYTKVEEIPDNGEIAVPNDATNESRALYLLQSAGLIKLDVSGTALATVANITENPKNLKITELDASQTARSLSSVDAAVVNNTFVTEAKLDYKKALFKEQADENSKQWYNIIVAKKDWESSPKADAIKKIIAAYHTDEVRKVIEETSDGLDQPVW, encoded by the coding sequence ATGAAAATCAAAAAATGGCTCGGTGTAGCAGCTCTTGCTACAGTCGCAGGTTTGACTCTAGCAGCTTGCGGAAATTCAGAAAAGAAAGCAGACAACGAAACAGTTGTTAAAATCGCAACAGTTAACCGTAGTGGTTCTGAAGAAGCACGTTGGGACAAGATTCAAGAGTTGGTTGAAAAAGATGGAATTAAATTGGAATTCACAGAGTTTACTGACTACTCTCAACCAAACAAGGCAACTGCTGACGGCGAAGTTGACTTGAACGCTTTCCAACACTACAACTTCTTGAACAACTGGAACAAAGAAAACGGGAAAGACCTTGTAGCGATTGCAGATACTTACATCTCACCAATCCGCCTTTACTCAGGTAAAAATGGAGAAGAAAACAAGTACACTAAAGTGGAAGAAATCCCAGATAACGGTGAAATCGCCGTACCAAACGATGCAACAAACGAAAGCCGTGCGCTTTACTTGCTTCAATCAGCTGGTTTGATCAAATTGGATGTTTCTGGAACTGCTCTAGCAACAGTTGCTAACATCACAGAAAATCCAAAGAACTTGAAGATTACTGAATTGGACGCTAGCCAAACAGCTCGTTCATTGTCATCAGTTGATGCTGCCGTTGTAAACAATACCTTCGTTACAGAAGCAAAATTGGACTACAAGAAAGCACTCTTCAAAGAACAAGCTGATGAAAATTCAAAACAATGGTACAACATCATCGTTGCGAAAAAAGATTGGGAATCATCACCTAAAGCGGATGCCATCAAGAAAATTATCGCGGCTTACCACACTGATGAAGTGAGAAAAGTCATCGAAGAAACATCAGACGGTTTGGACCAACCAGTTTGGTAA